TTTCGAACTTTTTTTCCAATCCTCATTATGGATGACTGCTCGCTGAAATGTTTGAGAAAACCCAGAAAATGACAGCATAACAGCCAAAACAGACCCTATAATCCTATGTATATATTTTTTATTTATCAGAATATATGACATTATATATATAACTATTTCATGAATAAATATACTCCACCAAACCAAATCACATGATTTTAAAATAGTACTGATGGTTCAGTTTATCCTCAACCCCTATTTCCAATCATCAACAAATATTCAAACATAAAATAAGAAACAAAAATAGGAAACAAAAGGAGAAACATATATTACATGATTCATTTGGGGACATTTTAGCTTGAATTCTTCATTTGCAAGATGTTTAAAATTACCCCCTTCGTATTCATACTGCTGATCGATTTAGCGGGCTGTAGCCTAATGGATGAACAAGCTGTAGTTGACGAGGGAGAAGACATCCACTTTGTCTTTGACGACGGATTAAATGATGATCCGAATTTTCGCTTACCCAAAGACGCCAATGGATTTTATTCCATGACCCTTACTAAAGAAGGGCAAAACATCCAGCGAATCTCAGTACGACTCCTCAATTCCAACAACATTCTGGAAAGTAAATGCTGTGGGAAACGACATACCATCCGATGGTCCAATAATTTGAATTGGTGGCTCCTTTCTGGAGATACGGTAGCTCATATTTCGAAGACCTTCATCAATCCATTAACTGGCGAACTTATCTACACCAACTTACCTCCTTTACTTAACTGGAAAGACGAGCTCGTCCCCACGATTAACGCCTCTTCAATCACCGATGAAACCACCGGAAGAGCAAGTACCGTCATCGCTCCCATCGGAATTATGAAAGGAGACACAATGGTAATCCGAGTCAAATACACCCATTTGATTACGAGTAGCGAACCTAATTCCTCATTTTTTACAACGATCGGCGAAAAAGAACTAACAGACTCAGTAAAAATCATCCTTAAATAAACAGCATGCGAAAAATAATTTCTTTAGGCCTACTAGCTATTACCCTATTCTTTGGTGCTTGTACCACTGTGATCGACGGGGAAAAAGATCAGAAATACATCACCAAAACAAAAGGGATTGTTTATTTCAAAGGAATCCCATTCACTGGAAAACTAATCAATCACCACAAAAATGGACAGTTGAAAGGCTTTGTCTTTTTTGTAGATGGGGAACGAGATGGTGACTATGAGCAATTTTATGAAGACGGTACACTAAAAGAGGAAGGACAATACCGGTCAGGAGAAAAACACGATGAATGGCAAGAATACTATGAATCTGGAAACTTGAAGACCGTAGAAAATTATTCAGACGGAACTCGTACAGGAAGATGGGAAGGGTATTATGACAATGGAAATCTTCAAGGGTACATTTACTTCAAGATGGGTGAAAGAGACGGAAAAGCAGAATCTTTCTATGAAATTGGCCAACTCAGAGATTTGAATAATTATGTAGATGGAAGTAAAGATGGATTATGGGAAGCATATTTCGAGGATGGAAAACTAAAATCCAGAAAAACCTTCAAAATGGGTACTGAAGTCGGTCTTTCAGAAGAATACAATGAAGTCGGATTTCCAGTTTCGAAAATAAACCGAAACGAAGACGGTAAATACCACGGCAAATTTGAAAAATTCCATGAAAACGGGAAGCCTCAAGAAAAAGGAACTTACGAAAATGGAATCCGAGTAGGTCTTTGGGAAGAATATTATTCGAGCGGACAGGTGAAGTCACGATACACCCTAAAAATAAATCCTGAAAACTCGAGAAATAGCTTTTATGATGGACTATATGAGCGATTTTATGAGAATGGCCAATTAGAAGAAAAAGGAAACTACCTCAATGGAAAACGAGATGGAATCCATGAGGAGTACTATGAAAATGGAAACCTGTACAAAAGAATAAATTACAAAGAAGGGAATTATGAAGGAATCTATGAATCTTTTAATTCAGACGGAAGCCTTTCATACCGAACTACCTATTGAATTTAAATAACATCTAAAAGTCACAAAAAACACTAAGCCCAATCTAAATTTTTCGCCTATTAATAAGCCGTTTCTAGCAAGAGACGGCTTATTTTTTGAAGAAGGCTGTATGATTTTTTTTCAACTTAAAATCAAAGTTCAGTTCAAAGCGACCTTTTATTTCATTCATTTCAGTTTTCTTTTTAAAAACAAGGTATTAGATTGGCAATTCAAGCAAACACCCACAGATTCATTTAAATTATTCTAATAATTAGAATAATTATTTGGATTTTAAGATCACCCAAAATACCACCCCATCCCTCCCAAATGGCATTACAAGAAGAATTAGAATCCCAAGGAAATTGGCTTTTCAAGTACCGAAGTTTCTTACCACTAGTCATTTTAATTTTAGCAATCCCAATCTATCTCAGAAGGGATTTGCACCCTGAAGAGTACCTCTTCTATCGCGAGGAATATGCATCCTTCTTAATCTATTTTGGCTTGGCAGTTGGTTTAGCAGGATTGATCATCCGGATTTATACCGTTGGCCATACTCCAAAAAATACCTCTGGTAGAAACACCAAAGAAGGGCAGCTTGCAGACACCCTTAATACAACCGGAATTTATTCTGTAGTCAGGCATCCGTTATACTTGGGCAATTTCCTCATGTGGTTAGGTCCTGCTATTCTTACCGGTCACCTTTGGTTTATTCTATCCTTCATTTTAATGTATTGGGTCTACTATGAGCGGATTATGTTTGCAGAGGAGCAATTCCTCAGAAAAAAATTCGGTGATCAATACTTGGAGTGGTCCCAGCAGGTGCCAGCTTTCATCCCAAAATGGAAGGGGTTTAAAAAATCAAACCTTCATTTTAGCTGGAAAAAAGTCCTTAGAAAGGAAAAAAATGGACTTTTTGCCTTGTTTTTAATTTTCTGCGCCTTCGATATTTGCGGAGTTTTGATTCACAACAAACCAGAAATCAATCTCTTTTTGGCCAGCTTTACTACCTTCACAGGAATTCTTTATTTCGTACTGAAAGTATTAAAAAGAAAGACAACCTTATTAAATGAAGTGGATAGATAAAGCCTATTATTGAATTAAAGATATTATTTAATAATATATAATATAAATATATTTAATTAATAAATTATCAAAAATATACAACCTAAATAATTTATATATCCGTAAGAGGTTGAAAATAATCAATCTCTTAAATGAAAAAAAACATAATCACCCTAGTTAGTTGTTTTTTTATTTCAACGGGAGTTTTGCTTGCACAAGAAACGCCTAAAACACTGTTGAACGGCAGTCTCTCCTCCTCTCAAATTGGGTTTATGATCAGCCCAGGGTTCCAAGCCACTCAACTAGGATCGGATCCTGCTGGATATTTTTTAGTGAAAGGAGGCCTTGTTTTCAATGATAAACTTACACTTGGAGCCTTTTATGGGCAGGTTTTGGATCCACTTGATCAAGCTAGAGGCTTTGCCTCTCGTTTAGATTCTTATCAGGCAGGAGGATTGATCGAATACACCTTGCATGCTTCCAATCTTTTCCACTTTTCATTCCCCATTTCTTTTGGAGTCAATGAAATCGAATTTGAAGATGAGGGAGACAATTGGAACAATGAAGAATCAAAATTTTTATTCATTGAACCAGCCGCTCAAATCGAAGTCAATCTTCATACCCATGCTAGACTATTTGCTGGAGTAGGATATCGAATCATGGGAGGAACTATTCAGCAAGCTCCTGATCTCCCTGTGGTTGAAAATCAGCCCACTTTTACTGCCGGTCTAAAATTTGGCCTTTTTCGAGCCAACTCTTCCAAATAAATCCCCTTTCCAAAAAATTCAAATCACCCTCTAACTAGTAAAAATATGAGAATCCAACATTTCATCTGGACTATTTCCCTGACTCTATTGGCATCTTGCGATCTGGTAAACCAAGATCAAAATCCACAAAATGAGATCCCCTTAAATGAGATTTTCAGCGCTCCTCCGAGTGCTGATAATCCAGGATCTATGAGTTCGGGTTGGAAAGTTGCTTTCTTGGAGGAAGAGGGAATTGACCTGACATCCAACTTTAAAGAAATCGAATTTAGTTTCTCTCAAAACGGGGAATTGAATGCTACCTCAAACCAAGAGTCGGTTAATGGCACTTGGAGATTTGATCGCGATACGCCTAAAAATGAGCTATACCTTATTTTCCCAGCAGGATCTGTTTTAGAGGAACTCACTGAGGACTGGTATATCGTCATGCAGACCGACAACTTGATCCAATTGGAATACCCTGAGGAAGGCTTTACCAATCACTTGGTCTTTACCAAAAACACGACCTCTCCAATTTCAACTTCATCCCCTCAAAATGCTACTGTAGCTGATCAGTTGTTCGAAAAAGTCAATACGAAGAGCTTTTCCATCGAATCATTTTGGGATGCTGAGGATAACATGAGTTCGGCATTTCGAAATTTCGAACTTCAATTTAACAACTTGGGAAGACTCGAATTAAAGCGTCCAAATCAACCATCTATTTCTGGCTTGTGGCAGGTAAACTTTACCCAAACTGAGATCTTCCTAGATATCGAGCTTAAACAAACTGGCCTAATCGGCGAATTGGATGAGGAATGGACCTTGGTTCAAAAATCTGATGGAAGAATTGAATTCAAAGAAGTTGAAGAAAATGAAATCTATCGACTCACTTTGAAAAGAAATTAACCGTCAAAGGAGTCAATCACCCGATTGGGGAAAGTAAGGAATTTACTTTCCCCTTCTTTTTTTGATAAAAACTGAACGCCTAAAACGATCAATACACTTATAATCACTCCTAAAATCCCTTTTTGATAATTCAATAGCGTGATTTTTTTCAACTGTTTCTTAAAAAGGCAACTCTTTGAAAAACAGCTATCAAGCGACATAAACTGTATTCAAAACGCAATTTTATTTTTACAAAATTCATTTTTGAATTTTTTTATTTTGAAAACCTGCAAAAAATCATCATAAACAATGATTTTTTATTGAAATCTTAAGGAAATCTTAAGCTAGATTTAACTGACTTGGTATCCGTTTAAACTAATTTTAAACCACCAATACATTCTTTATTACCTAGTTTTCACCCGTAGGCTTTTCCTACAAAATCAGTTTTAAAATGAATAGATTGCTTCATGCCCTATTCGTATGGTCCATGGTAGTAACCGTGGTCGTGGTAACTGCATACCTTTTTTACACGGGTTATGACTACTATTCTCTGCCGGTTGAAGAGCGCTTTTATCATGAACATTACGATTGGTTTAAGCCTTCTGGAGCATTTGGTCATGGATTGGGCATAGTTGGCACTCTCCTAGTCACCATTGGAGTAATCCTCTACATCGCAAGAAAACAATATGGATTTTTGGAGCGGTGGGTGAGAATCAAATACATGCTGGAGTTTCACATCTTCCTCTGCACGCTTGGCCCCATCCTGATCCTTTTCCATACTACGTTTAAGTTTAACGGAATCGTCAGCATCTCCTTTTGGAGCATGGTAGTGGTCGTACTTAGCGGAGTGGTGGGACGATTTATATACATCCGAATCCCTAGAAGTGAGTCGGGCAAGGAACTGGAATTTGTGGAAGTTGAAAATCTTCATAAAAATCTCCAGCTCGAGTTACAAAAATCCGGGCTGCTGCAACTAAGCCAAAGTAATGCCTTGGAGTTTTCAGGCCTACGAACCATTCGGAAAACCATTCGAACCTCCTCTTTGGAAAAAGTAGAACAAAACAGGATTTGGAATCTTGCCAAGCAAGAGTACCTCATTCAGCGTCGACTCAAAAATCTCGATCTGATGAAAAAACTCTTCGAATACTGGCATGTAGCCCACCGTCCTTTCGCCCTAATCATGTTTGTCATCCTTGTAGTCCACGTGATTGCGACCCTAGCCCTTGGTTACCGATGGATTTTCTGATCGATCTATTATTAGAGACTTGGTTTATTTATACCGTCACCTTCCTGATTTGCTTCGGGCTGGTGTTTTTTTATATGGTCCATGAGAAAAATAAATCCAAAGAAATCCAGAAGAAAATAGAGGAGGCAAAAGAACTTGGCCGATTTGAGCCGATTTCACTTCATCCCTTTATTGATCTCGACTCTTGCATAGGAAGTGGCGCTTGTGTTAGAGCCTGCCCTGAAGAAGATGTAATTGGTGTAGTCAATGGAAAGGCCAGTGTCATCAATGCGACCAGTTGCATTGGTCATGGGGCCTGCTTCCACGCATGCCCGGTAGAGGCTATTTCGCTTCGAATAGGCACAGAAACCCGAGGAGTAGATTTACCTCATATTCAGCCCAATTATGAAACGAATATCCCCGGAATATTTATTGCTGGAGAATTGGGAGGCATGGGCTTGATCAAAAACAGCATTGAGCAGGGTGTACAGGCGATCAATTACCTTTCTGAAAAACGACTTCCTTCCACTCCAGGTAGATTAGATCTTATTATCGTAGGCGCTGGGCCTGCAGGTATCGGAGCGGGACTAAATGCGCTGCAACGAGGATTGACCTTTGAAATCCTCGAACAAGATTCTCTGGGAGGCACGGTCTTTACTTTTCCTCGGGAGAAAGTCATCATGACCCGCCCGGTGGATTTACCGATTTACGGGAAGGTGAAATTCTTCAATACTTCCAAACAAGAAGTGCTGACCTTCTGGAAAACCTTAATCAAAGATCATCAGATCACCGTTAGGGAACACACCAAGGTAGAATCCATCCTTCCATTACCCGAAGGCGGATTTAGAATCAAAGCTGCAAACGGAGAGGAATTTGAAGCCAATCAAATCTTACTTGCTTTGGGTCGAAGAGGTACTCCTAGAAAACTGAACATTCCAGGGGAAGATTTACCAAAGGTTTTTTATAGACTCCTCGAACCTGAACATTTTCAAAACATGGATATTCTGGTCGTAGGAGGTGGAGATTCTGCTGTGGAATCAGCCATGCTTCTCATGGATACCAATCGAGTGACCCTTTCCTATCGAAGTGAAAAGTTTGCCCGTATCAAGCCACAAAACCAAAAAAATCTGGAAAATGCGATCGAAAAAGGAAAACTCCAGGTGATCCTGAATTCTGAAGCCCGAGAAATTAAAGAAAAGTCGGTCCTTCTCTGGAAAAAAGACCAAAATACGCAAGAAACAATACCAAATGATCGGGTATTTATCTTCGCTGGAGGGGAACTTCCGCTTCCTTTCCTGAAAAACATCGGCATTAATGTCGAGAAAAAGTTTGGCAAAGTAGTCCGGGTTCATAAAAGCAAATCCAAGAAATCATGACAAAGGCCTGGCTCTTTCTTTCATTGCTTTTTTGGACTTCCATTTCATGGGCCCAGTTGTCTCCTGGTGATTTATCCAAAGGTCACAGCAAATGGGAAGGCATGAAAAATTGTACCCAATGCCACACCATCGGTGAAAAAATTTCCGATCAAAAATGTCTGGATTGCCACAAGGAAATCAAAACCCTAATTGATCAAGATCGAGGATACCATGCTTCGAAAGAAGTAGCGCAAAAAACCTGCGTGGATTGTCACAGTGAGCATCACGGACTGAACTTTGACTTAGATCGATTTGATCAAAAGAAATTCAACCACAACCTCAGCGGCTTCGAACTAGAGGGCGCGCACGTTCAAGTGGATTGTCGGGATTGTCACAAGCCCGACCTAATCAAAAGCCCTGAAATCAAAAAATTAGAAGGTACCTTTTTGGGGATGGGTATTACCTGTTTGGATTGTCATGACGACTACCATCAAAACACCCTAGATAAAAATTGCACGGAATGTCATAATCAAAACGACTGGGCTCCTGCTGATTTATTTGATCATAATCAGGCTGATTTTAAACTGAAAGGTGCTCACGTCGAGGTTGATTGCAAAGATTGCCATCAGGAAACTACCCGAAACGGCAAACCATTTCAGGAATTTTCAGGAATCAAATTCGCCAATTGTGTGGATTGCCACGAGGATGTGCACGAAGGGAATTTGGGAAATTCTTGTACCGAATGCCACACCGAATCGAGTTGGAACCGTCTAAAGCAAGGCAATAAATTTGACCACAACCTCACCTCCTTTCCGCTAGAGGGGCTTCATGTACAAGTAGACTGTAAAGAATGTCATACTTCGGGAAATTATACCCGAAATCTGAAGCACCAAAAATGCATGGATTGTCATAAAGACTATCACGAAGGAGATTTTGCGGATACTAGTCCGGTCCCAGATTGCAACAGTTGCCATACCCTTACTGAGCCATTTACTTACACCACCTACGGACTAGACGAACACCAAAATTCCTCATTTCCTTTAATGGGAAGTCATGAAGCCACTCCTTGTTTCTCCTGTCACATCAGTGAAGACAAATGGGAATTTGCAGACTTGGGAACTTCCTGCGTCGATTGTCATGAAAACATCCACCAGGAATTTATCTCGGAGAAATTTTATCCCAATCAAAACTGCCTGAGCTGCCATTCGGAAAACAGTTGGAGCGAAGTAAAATTTGATCATGCACAGACTGCCTATCCCTTAGAAAAGGCGCATGAGGACGTTTCTTGTAAATCCTGCCATATCCAAGGAGACAGTTTCAATTCAAACTACAGTAATCAAAAATTCTCTGGCCTGAGTCAAAATTGTGTGGATTGCCATACCAATCCCCATGGCAATCAATTTGGACTTCCTGAATCAGTGGATTGTACAAGTTGTCATACCCTTCTTCCAGGTTGGGATGCGGGCAATTTTGATCACGCCAACACCCAGTTCCCATTAGAAGGAAAACATATTGAAGTAGACTGTGCGTCTTGCCACACACCTACCCAAGTACCGAATCAGCCAGAACAGATCTTGTATAAAATCAAAAAATTCGAATGCAGAGACTGTCATTCTTAATATTGACTCAACTCTTGGTGAGTTTTTCGGTGTGGGCTCAAAGCCCTCACGGGGAAAACCTCGTCCAAGACTGCAAATCCTGCCATTCGGCAGGGAGTTGGGGATATGCAGAAAAAGCAGGATTTGATCACGAAAAGACAGGATTTACTTTGGATGGAAGGCACGAGGAGTTGACCTGCGTGGACTGCCATTCTACCTTGATTTTTGAGGAAGCAAAATCGAATTGCATTTCATGTCACTTGGACGTGCACACAGGTTCGGTCGGAAATGACTGCCTCCGTTGCCATGACACCGAAAACTGGCTGGTCGACGAAATCCCGGAACTCCATGAGCAAAATGGATTCCCGCTACTCGGACAACATCAATTGGCAGATTGCGCGTCCTGCCATGTCTCAGAAACCAACCTTCAATGGAATCGATTAGGAGCAGATTGTGTCAATTGCCATTTACCCGATTACCAAAGCACAAACAGCCCAAATCACCAATCCGCTGGATTTTCACTTTCCTGCTCGGATTGTCATGACATTCAAGCGAGAAGCTGGGCGGGTTCAGAAAATTTCCATCAGTTTTTCCCATTGACAGGGGGGCACTCGGTCGCGGATTGTTTTGCTTGCCATCAAGGATCCGATTACAAAGGATTGTCAACTGATTGTATCTCCTGCCATATCGATGACTTTAATGCCACCCAAGATCCCAATCACAAACAATCGGGATTTTCCACGGATTGCACGCTTTGTCATACCACAGAGGCATGGTCCCCTGCCGGATTCCGAGACCATGATGCGGAGTTTTTCCCAATCTATTCGGGAACTCACCGAGGAGAATGGAATTCCTGTGTAGAATGTCATACTACACCTGGAAGTTACAAATCATTCAGCTGCATCGACTGTCATGAACACAGCAATCGAACTGCAGTCACGCGAGAACATGATGAGGTTCGAAACTTCCAGTATGAAAGTAATGCCTGCTATGCCTGTCACCCTAATGGAAAAGAAGACTAAGCCACTATGAAAAAACTGATCCTACTTCTGTTCTTGTTTTTTGGATGGGTGCTGACCGGAAAAGCGCAGCAATCTTCTGCCGTCATGGATTCCATTCAAGGAAAGGTTACCTTTTTAACTTCTGATAATATTTACCTGAATTTTGATCAAACCGACCGAATTCAAGTCGGAGACACCCTATACCGAGTACAAAATCAAAGTAAAATCGCAGTTCTGGTGTTGTATCGAAAATCCTCTGTTTCGGTCATCGCAAAACCAATTCCAGGAAACACCTTTAAAGTGGGAGATCCAATTTTGGCTTTGGTTCCAAAGCCAATTGAAAAGAAGGAAGAAAAACCAAGTCCCGCTCCAACGCCCGTCCCACGAAAATCAACTGCTAAAGTGGCTCCGAAAGTGGAGAAAAAGGAAGAAACCTTGAGGGGCACTGTCGCTGTAAATAATTATTCAAGTTTGACCGAAGGAGATTTTAGCTCTAGATCTGTCGCTAGAATCAGCGCACATGCGGATGATATTAATGGCTCCGGTCTTTCCTTCAGAACCTATGCCCGCTACCGACAAAATAGAATTGATCGAAATGCTCAACAGGATGTTTTTGGGAAATTCTTTTTGTATGAATTCGCCTTGGATTATAATGTAGAAGATCAATTTACTATCACCGCAGGAAGATTTATCAATCGAAACATGGTTTCTGTCGGTGCGATGGACGGACTAAAATTGGAGAAAAACGGAAGAATTGGCTTTGGAGGTGTCGTAGCAGGATTTAGACCTGACCCAGTTTCATTCGGACTCAATACCGATTTACTCCAATTTGGTGCTTATGCCGGATTGTATCATAATAAATCCCACAGCGCATTTACAAGTGTGGGTTTTATGGAGCAGACCAATAAAAGATTGACGGATAGACGCTACTTATACATGCAGCATCAAAGTAATTTATCCGAAAAGGTAAGTCTTTTTGCAAGTTCTGAAATGGACCT
Above is a window of Algoriphagus sanaruensis DNA encoding:
- a CDS encoding toxin-antitoxin system YwqK family antitoxin, whose product is MRKIISLGLLAITLFFGACTTVIDGEKDQKYITKTKGIVYFKGIPFTGKLINHHKNGQLKGFVFFVDGERDGDYEQFYEDGTLKEEGQYRSGEKHDEWQEYYESGNLKTVENYSDGTRTGRWEGYYDNGNLQGYIYFKMGERDGKAESFYEIGQLRDLNNYVDGSKDGLWEAYFEDGKLKSRKTFKMGTEVGLSEEYNEVGFPVSKINRNEDGKYHGKFEKFHENGKPQEKGTYENGIRVGLWEEYYSSGQVKSRYTLKINPENSRNSFYDGLYERFYENGQLEEKGNYLNGKRDGIHEEYYENGNLYKRINYKEGNYEGIYESFNSDGSLSYRTTY
- a CDS encoding methyltransferase family protein gives rise to the protein MALQEELESQGNWLFKYRSFLPLVILILAIPIYLRRDLHPEEYLFYREEYASFLIYFGLAVGLAGLIIRIYTVGHTPKNTSGRNTKEGQLADTLNTTGIYSVVRHPLYLGNFLMWLGPAILTGHLWFILSFILMYWVYYERIMFAEEQFLRKKFGDQYLEWSQQVPAFIPKWKGFKKSNLHFSWKKVLRKEKNGLFALFLIFCAFDICGVLIHNKPEINLFLASFTTFTGILYFVLKVLKRKTTLLNEVDR
- a CDS encoding NAD(P)-binding domain-containing protein; translation: MDFLIDLLLETWFIYTVTFLICFGLVFFYMVHEKNKSKEIQKKIEEAKELGRFEPISLHPFIDLDSCIGSGACVRACPEEDVIGVVNGKASVINATSCIGHGACFHACPVEAISLRIGTETRGVDLPHIQPNYETNIPGIFIAGELGGMGLIKNSIEQGVQAINYLSEKRLPSTPGRLDLIIVGAGPAGIGAGLNALQRGLTFEILEQDSLGGTVFTFPREKVIMTRPVDLPIYGKVKFFNTSKQEVLTFWKTLIKDHQITVREHTKVESILPLPEGGFRIKAANGEEFEANQILLALGRRGTPRKLNIPGEDLPKVFYRLLEPEHFQNMDILVVGGGDSAVESAMLLMDTNRVTLSYRSEKFARIKPQNQKNLENAIEKGKLQVILNSEAREIKEKSVLLWKKDQNTQETIPNDRVFIFAGGELPLPFLKNIGINVEKKFGKVVRVHKSKSKKS
- a CDS encoding cytochrome c3 family protein codes for the protein MTKAWLFLSLLFWTSISWAQLSPGDLSKGHSKWEGMKNCTQCHTIGEKISDQKCLDCHKEIKTLIDQDRGYHASKEVAQKTCVDCHSEHHGLNFDLDRFDQKKFNHNLSGFELEGAHVQVDCRDCHKPDLIKSPEIKKLEGTFLGMGITCLDCHDDYHQNTLDKNCTECHNQNDWAPADLFDHNQADFKLKGAHVEVDCKDCHQETTRNGKPFQEFSGIKFANCVDCHEDVHEGNLGNSCTECHTESSWNRLKQGNKFDHNLTSFPLEGLHVQVDCKECHTSGNYTRNLKHQKCMDCHKDYHEGDFADTSPVPDCNSCHTLTEPFTYTTYGLDEHQNSSFPLMGSHEATPCFSCHISEDKWEFADLGTSCVDCHENIHQEFISEKFYPNQNCLSCHSENSWSEVKFDHAQTAYPLEKAHEDVSCKSCHIQGDSFNSNYSNQKFSGLSQNCVDCHTNPHGNQFGLPESVDCTSCHTLLPGWDAGNFDHANTQFPLEGKHIEVDCASCHTPTQVPNQPEQILYKIKKFECRDCHS